Proteins from a single region of Chloroflexi bacterium ADurb.Bin180:
- the gctB gene encoding Glutaconate CoA-transferase subunit B, with protein MTTFSLTELMAVTAAHEVLDGEVVFAGTGLPMLGAMLAQRTHAPRCCIIFEAGTVASQLAHLPMSVGDPRAMRGAAMAAGLIEVFTYVLQAGRVDVGFLSGAQIDRFGNINSTSIGVDPTHPQVRFSGSGGACDIACLARRTVIIAVHEKRRFPERIHYVTSPGWLEGGDSRAKAGLVRGGPSVVVTTKGVMRFRPDGHEMYLASYHPGLTPQQVADDTGFPLEVDGAVETPAPSAEELEILRRVVDPERVFLR; from the coding sequence GTGACCACCTTTAGCTTGACCGAGTTGATGGCGGTAACGGCAGCCCACGAGGTGCTGGACGGGGAGGTAGTCTTCGCTGGCACGGGGCTGCCGATGTTGGGGGCCATGCTCGCGCAGCGCACGCACGCCCCTCGTTGCTGCATCATCTTCGAGGCGGGGACCGTCGCCAGCCAACTGGCCCATCTGCCAATGTCCGTAGGGGATCCTCGCGCCATGCGTGGAGCGGCCATGGCCGCCGGACTCATTGAGGTCTTTACGTACGTGCTGCAGGCAGGGCGAGTCGATGTGGGTTTCCTGAGCGGGGCTCAGATCGACCGGTTTGGCAACATCAATAGCACTTCCATCGGCGTCGACCCGACCCACCCGCAGGTGCGTTTCTCTGGCAGCGGAGGCGCCTGCGACATTGCCTGCCTGGCCCGGCGTACGGTGATCATCGCGGTGCACGAGAAACGCCGCTTCCCGGAGCGGATTCACTACGTCACCAGCCCGGGCTGGCTCGAAGGGGGAGACAGCCGAGCAAAGGCGGGACTGGTGAGGGGCGGGCCGAGTGTCGTGGTGACGACAAAAGGGGTAATGAGGTTTCGCCCAGATGGCCACGAGATGTATCTGGCCAGCTACCATCCGGGGCTGACGCCTCAGCAGGTGGCTGATGACACGGGCTTTCCACTGGAGGTCGACGGGGCAGTCGAGACGCCCGCACCGAGTGCGGAAGAACTCGAAATCCTGCGCCGAGTGGTTGATCCGGAACGCGTGTTCCTCAGGTAG
- the mglA_2 gene encoding Mutual gliding-motility protein MglA encodes MFINSRQRELNMKIVYYGSALSGKTTNLQYIHARTNPSMRSDLISLKTRADRTLFFDYLQLDLGEIKGLRPRFSLYTVPGQVHYASTRKLVLQGADGLVLVVDSQRHRLPDNLRTWIELQRLVDKMGRNIQDFPLVVQFNKQDLPEALPPDTLRGLLGSTGARCFPAVATQGIGVLDTLKAMIGMLTARLQ; translated from the coding sequence ATGTTCATTAACTCCAGGCAGCGCGAACTGAATATGAAGATCGTCTACTACGGCTCAGCGTTGAGCGGCAAGACGACCAATCTGCAGTACATCCATGCACGGACCAACCCGAGCATGCGCAGCGACCTGATCTCTCTCAAGACGAGAGCGGACCGAACCCTGTTTTTCGACTATCTCCAGCTCGACCTGGGAGAGATCAAGGGGCTTCGACCGAGGTTCAGTCTGTACACGGTCCCCGGCCAGGTCCACTATGCGTCTACGCGCAAGCTGGTGCTTCAAGGGGCAGATGGTCTGGTCCTGGTGGTAGACTCACAGCGCCACCGGCTGCCCGACAACTTGCGCACGTGGATTGAGCTGCAGAGGCTGGTTGACAAGATGGGCCGCAACATCCAGGATTTTCCGCTGGTGGTGCAGTTCAACAAGCAGGACCTCCCGGAGGCCCTGCCGCCCGATACGCTGCGCGGTTTGCTCGGCAGCACGGGAGCCAGGTGCTTTCCGGCTGTGGCCACGCAAGGAATCGGGGTTCTTGATACGCTCAAAGCGATGATTGGCATGCTGACTGCGAGACTGCAGTAG
- a CDS encoding DNA-binding transcriptional regulator TorR — protein MAQHTEPRLVLVVDSEPLTRVAVMEAIQSCGDGYTVEWAGDGRHAWSMLRRGAYLLILIDADTPGLALAEFARAARSTSPGARLLVIGRSSPAELRETAQRWKLDGYLAKPFSLSAVYELLAPSAGSVSEPDTAPAARAEPAPEAVSQTPASLPAEQPAPTAPGTTPPAPLPNTHDILLRLLGDTRARCVLLITAAGYPVDSAGQTYGLHLPTLGALIAATYSAAAELASQLGNPSDFRASHHQGPDTDIYTYEVNKDLLLATVFGEESQAGAVWLFAKRAAAALNEQQTKEPQPISLGAELAQQLEAQIDSLFNNGPTSGHG, from the coding sequence ATGGCACAGCACACCGAGCCGAGACTCGTGCTAGTCGTGGACAGTGAGCCCCTCACCCGGGTGGCCGTGATGGAGGCCATCCAGAGCTGCGGCGACGGCTACACGGTGGAATGGGCTGGCGACGGCCGGCATGCCTGGTCCATGCTTCGCCGTGGCGCCTACTTGCTCATTCTGATCGATGCTGATACCCCTGGTCTCGCACTGGCCGAGTTCGCCCGCGCAGCCCGCAGTACTTCCCCTGGAGCAAGACTCCTCGTGATTGGCCGATCCAGCCCGGCCGAGCTGCGGGAAACAGCGCAAAGGTGGAAGCTGGACGGGTACCTGGCCAAGCCCTTCTCCCTCAGCGCCGTGTACGAACTGCTGGCCCCGTCCGCCGGCTCTGTGAGCGAGCCAGACACTGCACCCGCCGCCCGGGCAGAACCTGCTCCGGAGGCGGTCAGCCAGACGCCGGCCAGCCTCCCCGCCGAGCAGCCTGCACCAACTGCTCCTGGCACAACTCCGCCGGCACCGCTGCCCAACACACACGACATCCTTCTGCGGCTCCTGGGCGATACCAGGGCGCGCTGCGTTCTGCTCATTACCGCTGCGGGCTACCCGGTAGATTCTGCCGGTCAAACCTACGGGCTGCACTTGCCGACCCTGGGTGCATTGATCGCCGCCACCTACTCGGCTGCGGCAGAGTTGGCGTCCCAGCTGGGTAACCCCTCGGACTTTCGCGCCAGTCACCACCAGGGCCCGGACACCGATATCTACACCTACGAGGTCAACAAGGACCTTTTGCTGGCCACCGTGTTCGGTGAGGAGAGTCAGGCCGGAGCAGTATGGCTCTTTGCCAAACGAGCTGCCGCAGCACTCAACGAGCAACAGACCAAAGAACCGCAGCCGATTTCTCTGGGGGCGGAGCTGGCCCAACAGCTTGAGGCTCAGATCGACAGCCTGTTCAACAACGGGCCGACCAGCGGCCACGGCTAG